A genomic stretch from Maniola jurtina chromosome 26, ilManJurt1.1, whole genome shotgun sequence includes:
- the LOC123878566 gene encoding protein phosphatase 1 regulatory subunit 3C yields the protein MCAAIDMLGSEQMFYGRSPPAGFLSDYTPQVRRPIKLTSRGYSAPCLSLLKPIQLTLKAAPRSCIKISTDKTKKRVVFADDRGYALEQVKFMTEPSHVPPYWALKIIASPPPERKPPVPLTDVWEPRFPQPASDYVAFRRRINEEFVSLENVIVKQDECAVDGTVKVKNLDFNKEVFIRATSDGWRTQEDTYCAFVEPGPLNQAGVSSYDTFAFRLQLPIHSRRLDFCVCFRCKGVEYWDNKNGENYTIEKSSVRKSPAIACARINYGNSWTNKSSNDGNTPYW from the coding sequence ATGTGTGCCGCTATAGACATGCTCGGCTCCGAGCAAATGTTCTACGGCCGAAGCCCTCCAGCCGGTTTCTTGTCAGACTACACGCCGCAAGTGAGGAGGCCGATCAAACTGACGTCCAGAGGGTACTCAGCGCCATGCCTCTCACTCTTGAAGCCGATACAACTCACACTAAAAGCGGCTCCAAGATCCTGCATCAAGATTTCAACAGATAAGACGAAGAAACGGGTAGTTTTCGCCGATGACAGAGGATATGCATTGGAACAAGTGAAGTTCATGACAGAGCCGTCACATGTTCCTCCATATTGGGCGTTGAAAATCATAGCCAGTCCGCCTCCGGAACGGAAGCCTCCCGTTCCACTGACAGACGTTTGGGAGCCGAGGTTTCCCCAACCAGCATCAGATTATGTAGCATTCCGTCGAAGAATCAATGAAGAATTTGTGTCGTTAGAAAACGTAATAGTCAAACAGGATGAGTGTGCTGTTGACGGGACGGTTAAAGTCAAAAACTTGGATTTCAATAAGGAAGTGTTTATCCGAGCAACATCTGATGGATGGAGGACGCAGGAAGACACGTACTGTGCGTTTGTGGAGCCGGGACCCTTGAATCAAGCAGGAGTTTCGTCCTACGACACTTTTGCATTCCGTCTGCAGCTACCTATCCATTCTAGGAGATTGGATTTTTGTGTGTGTTTCCGTTGCAAAGGCGTCGAGTATTGGGATAATAAAAACGGTGAAAACTACACGATAGAAAAGTCGTCGGTTAGAAAATCACCGGCGATCGCGTGTGCCAGAATCAATTACGGAAATTCTTGGACGAACAAATCTAGCAACGATGGGAACACTCCGTACTGGTGA